The following are encoded in a window of Roseimaritima ulvae genomic DNA:
- a CDS encoding vWA domain-containing protein gives MPALFFLPVALGPFISGGMLLWGAVAAVPIVLHLLNRRRRQTIAWPAMQFLREAIQRRSRNVQLWQWLLLLARVVAVLLIAAALANPILRQAAPVAPRPPHTHVLVLDTSYSMQATGVSGASRFQTAVEAAIRYCQSTAPGDRFLVVAMQTEPFAIVSRPSANVAAVRAEISGLQSGFASASLPATLSLVKRLTSSTEIETLHVAFFTDAQRQTWQSAIDGAAVEAWQLLRQRAESVKVVDVTADDPTTDGNATLTGLEAPAADRLTVAARSDGVQGSGTQLNLFVDDQRVHAARLQFNEAQSAWTDIAVMAEDDSSVVRAELQEDALTVDNTRWLVRRPQRPLRVMCLGTPQTTRFLAAAMSAGGESVWNVQQATPQQLTSPQSVAATIADVDLLMLCDLSRVEPAVAGAIQAVRSRGGGVVWWLGPAAEPDGYVDAAVPFRLADPVERDLYPLDPIRYQHPIAAPFAPYPQSGLLSTPIFRYWRLTPGENDAASEVALALGTDRAPFVLAMDRRQQRSVVVTSAPMVAQTAATDPPWNALVAWPSLVPLVQEIAAWVTAPLHASPASQVGDALSATVAHAQQIPKHLVAPDGTKLPVRSEARDSGTLWTAGVAAEPGIYTLEFDGQSSRQWAVNVDPDEGRLQTVDVSSLQNLTSTDDSAGRAARDDRSSGPISGEIGYGQAWFRWLLAAAMACLAAELLISRFALRWQA, from the coding sequence GTGCCCGCTTTATTCTTTCTGCCGGTTGCTTTGGGCCCGTTTATCAGCGGCGGCATGCTGTTGTGGGGTGCCGTGGCGGCGGTGCCGATCGTATTGCATCTGCTCAATCGGCGGCGACGACAGACCATCGCTTGGCCGGCCATGCAGTTCCTGCGGGAGGCGATTCAGCGGCGGTCACGCAACGTCCAACTCTGGCAGTGGCTGCTGTTGTTGGCTCGTGTTGTCGCGGTGTTATTGATTGCCGCCGCTCTGGCGAATCCGATCCTGCGGCAGGCCGCCCCCGTCGCGCCGCGTCCACCGCACACCCACGTGCTGGTGCTCGACACGTCTTATTCGATGCAAGCGACCGGTGTCAGCGGAGCAAGCCGTTTTCAAACCGCCGTCGAAGCTGCCATTCGGTATTGTCAATCCACCGCTCCGGGCGACCGCTTTCTGGTCGTCGCCATGCAGACGGAACCTTTCGCCATCGTCTCACGTCCTTCGGCCAACGTGGCTGCAGTGCGGGCAGAAATCAGCGGGTTGCAGAGCGGTTTTGCTTCGGCCTCGTTGCCGGCCACGCTGTCGTTGGTCAAACGTTTAACATCATCGACGGAGATTGAAACGCTGCACGTCGCGTTCTTTACCGACGCGCAGCGGCAGACTTGGCAATCCGCCATCGACGGAGCGGCCGTCGAGGCTTGGCAGTTGTTGCGGCAGCGGGCGGAAAGCGTGAAAGTGGTCGACGTCACAGCCGACGACCCGACCACCGACGGTAACGCCACGTTGACCGGCTTGGAAGCTCCCGCCGCGGATCGCTTGACCGTCGCCGCGCGATCCGACGGCGTCCAGGGATCCGGCACCCAATTGAATTTGTTCGTCGACGACCAACGCGTCCATGCGGCTCGCCTGCAATTTAACGAAGCTCAATCCGCGTGGACCGACATCGCCGTGATGGCCGAAGACGATTCCTCGGTCGTGCGTGCCGAACTGCAAGAGGACGCGCTAACGGTCGACAATACACGGTGGTTGGTGCGACGTCCGCAACGCCCGCTGCGGGTCATGTGTTTGGGAACGCCGCAGACCACGCGTTTCCTAGCCGCCGCCATGTCCGCGGGCGGCGAGTCGGTTTGGAACGTCCAGCAGGCAACGCCCCAGCAGCTGACGTCCCCGCAATCGGTAGCCGCAACGATTGCCGACGTTGATCTGTTGATGTTGTGCGATCTGTCGCGAGTGGAACCGGCGGTGGCGGGTGCCATCCAAGCGGTACGATCGCGGGGCGGAGGAGTTGTTTGGTGGTTGGGACCGGCGGCAGAACCGGACGGGTACGTCGACGCGGCCGTTCCCTTTCGTCTCGCCGATCCGGTCGAACGCGATCTGTATCCGCTCGACCCGATCCGCTATCAGCACCCCATCGCCGCGCCCTTTGCTCCCTATCCGCAATCCGGTTTGCTGTCCACGCCGATCTTTCGCTATTGGCGTTTGACTCCCGGCGAAAACGATGCGGCCAGCGAGGTGGCTCTGGCCCTGGGCACCGATCGCGCCCCGTTTGTGTTGGCCATGGATCGGCGACAGCAGCGGTCGGTCGTCGTCACTTCGGCTCCCATGGTTGCGCAAACCGCAGCTACCGATCCGCCCTGGAACGCGTTGGTCGCGTGGCCCAGCCTGGTGCCCTTGGTTCAAGAAATCGCGGCTTGGGTTACCGCGCCGCTGCATGCCTCGCCAGCATCCCAGGTGGGCGATGCGCTTTCCGCCACCGTGGCCCATGCTCAGCAGATCCCCAAACATCTGGTTGCACCGGATGGAACGAAGTTGCCGGTGCGGAGCGAGGCAAGGGACAGCGGCACACTGTGGACCGCCGGCGTGGCAGCGGAACCGGGAATTTATACGCTGGAATTTGACGGTCAGAGTTCGCGGCAGTGGGCGGTGAACGTGGATCCCGACGAGGGCCGTCTGCAGACGGTGGACGTTAGCAGCTTGCAAAACCTGACCTCCACAGACGACTCGGCCGGCCGGGCGGCGAGGGACGATCGGTCGTCTGGTCCAATCTCTGGCGAGATCGGCTACGGCCAGGCCTGGTTTCGCTGGTTGTTGGCTGCGGCGATGGCTTGCTTAGCCGCCGAATTGTTGATCAGTCGATTCGCATTACGGTGGCAAGCATGA
- a CDS encoding DUF58 domain-containing protein — MDPAWKKYFDPPTLAELAGLGLRRSQLFDGGPLAGAHRSSRHGHSVEFAEHRPYVPGDDLRSVDWKIYGRTDRYFLRNREDETTLVCHLLLDATGSMTFAGLDAALAGKSSDGENKFDYAARVAASIGFITIDAQDQCSLSILGGQGWDLPVGSGEPQLQALAESLSRSAPEGELRIGGLIRQTLPQLERRGVVVVVSDLLDDVDELDLAVRQVHAAGHDLLLVQVLHPQERKLPVRGVTRFEGMEGEPPIEVQAEAYADAYQQALQQFDESVQQLCRDSGTHLLSMTSDQPLGKTLAAGLHQFYG; from the coding sequence ATGGATCCGGCTTGGAAAAAGTATTTCGATCCTCCGACGCTGGCTGAGCTGGCGGGGCTGGGCCTGCGTCGCTCGCAGTTGTTCGATGGCGGGCCGCTGGCCGGCGCTCATCGCAGCTCACGGCACGGACACAGCGTCGAATTTGCCGAACACCGGCCCTACGTCCCGGGCGACGACCTGCGCAGCGTGGACTGGAAAATCTACGGTCGCACCGATCGATATTTTCTGCGTAATCGCGAAGACGAAACGACGCTGGTCTGCCATCTGTTGCTCGACGCCACCGGCAGCATGACCTTCGCTGGCCTCGATGCTGCCCTCGCCGGCAAAAGCTCCGACGGGGAAAACAAGTTCGATTACGCCGCTCGCGTGGCCGCTTCGATTGGGTTCATCACCATTGATGCCCAAGATCAGTGCTCCCTTTCGATCCTTGGTGGACAGGGGTGGGATCTGCCCGTTGGCAGCGGTGAGCCCCAGTTGCAGGCGCTGGCCGAATCGCTCTCACGTAGCGCCCCCGAAGGCGAGCTGCGGATCGGTGGACTGATCCGCCAGACGCTCCCCCAGCTGGAACGTCGCGGCGTGGTGGTTGTGGTCAGCGATCTGTTGGATGACGTTGACGAACTGGACTTGGCGGTGCGGCAAGTCCATGCGGCGGGACACGATCTGTTGCTGGTGCAAGTCTTACATCCGCAAGAACGCAAGCTTCCGGTGCGTGGGGTGACGCGATTTGAAGGCATGGAAGGCGAGCCGCCGATCGAAGTGCAAGCCGAAGCCTATGCGGACGCTTATCAGCAGGCGCTGCAACAATTTGATGAATCGGTGCAGCAATTGTGTCGCGACAGCGGGACGCACTTGTTGTCCATGACCTCCGACCAACCGCTCGGCAAAACCCTCGCGGCCGGCCTTCATCAGTTCTACGGATAG
- a CDS encoding AAA family ATPase: protein MNAAQTSLSSEDADQLRRLAEARQRMVDQLRRRIVGQEDVIEQVLIALFSGGHCLLVGVPGLAKTLLVQSLSQVLQLQFSRIQFTPDLMPSDITGTEVIQEDRTTGERHFRFIQGPVFANIVLADEINRTPPKTQAALLEAMQEGQVTAAGQRHALPDPFFVLATQNPIEQEGTYPLPEAQLDRFMFDVRIRYMSEDDELSVVMQTTGDESLSIEPVLSADDLKLFVHTVRRIPVAEPVARYATRLARLSRPVGELSGQGSLPPAVAEVAQRVSRFVQWGAGPRGSQYLVLGAKARAALAGRALVEREDIRAVAKPVLRHRIRMSFAARAEGLTTDTLIDELLDALDQYEMNETDGSGLEKVFRSSDAG from the coding sequence ATGAATGCTGCGCAAACAAGTTTATCGTCCGAGGACGCTGACCAACTTCGTCGACTTGCCGAAGCTCGGCAACGGATGGTCGACCAGTTGCGGCGGCGAATCGTTGGTCAGGAAGACGTCATCGAGCAGGTGCTGATCGCGTTGTTTTCCGGAGGGCACTGTTTATTGGTCGGCGTGCCCGGGCTAGCCAAGACGCTGCTCGTACAAAGTCTTTCCCAAGTTCTGCAATTGCAGTTCAGTCGGATTCAATTCACGCCCGACCTGATGCCCTCGGACATCACCGGCACCGAAGTCATCCAAGAAGATCGCACGACGGGCGAACGGCACTTCCGTTTCATTCAAGGGCCGGTGTTTGCCAACATCGTGCTGGCGGATGAAATCAACCGCACGCCCCCCAAGACCCAGGCCGCGCTGTTGGAAGCCATGCAGGAAGGCCAAGTCACCGCGGCCGGACAGCGACACGCTTTGCCCGATCCGTTCTTTGTGCTGGCCACCCAGAATCCGATCGAGCAAGAAGGCACCTATCCGTTGCCCGAAGCTCAGCTGGACCGCTTCATGTTCGACGTTCGGATTCGCTACATGAGCGAAGACGACGAGCTGTCGGTGGTGATGCAGACCACCGGCGATGAAAGCCTGTCGATCGAACCGGTATTGAGCGCCGATGACTTGAAGTTGTTCGTCCATACCGTGCGGCGAATCCCGGTGGCGGAACCGGTGGCCCGATACGCGACTCGGCTGGCTCGGTTGTCGCGGCCGGTGGGCGAGTTGTCTGGTCAAGGATCGTTGCCCCCGGCGGTGGCCGAAGTCGCACAGCGTGTGTCGCGGTTCGTGCAGTGGGGCGCCGGTCCCCGTGGCAGTCAGTACTTGGTGCTGGGCGCCAAAGCTCGCGCGGCGCTGGCCGGCCGGGCATTGGTCGAACGGGAAGACATCCGCGCGGTCGCCAAACCCGTGCTGCGGCATCGGATCCGGATGAGTTTCGCCGCCCGCGCCGAAGGGCTGACCACCGACACCCTGATCGATGAATTGCTCGACGCCCTTGACCAATATGAGATGAACGAAACCGATGGATCCGGCTTGGAAAAAGTATTTCGATCCTCCGACGCTGGCTGA
- a CDS encoding HAD family hydrolase, which translates to MRILLFDIDGTLIRSGGAGRLALLDTMQSVFSISEPGCDINFSGQTDGYLLQQVLSQNDVMPSLENMQRLVEGYLQRLPTWLRRCEGEVLPGVVTLLDRLQAEPQIEMGCMTGNLATSARLKLQHFGLWDGYFDEAHLFSGDECQGRDQMALAAAMQLAERFVGLDLDLWVIGDTPKDIQCARAMGAKVLACCTGEYSRQQLQPHQPDHLFGDLSDVDAIAAILSTSGFPA; encoded by the coding sequence ATGCGGATCCTGTTGTTTGACATCGACGGCACGTTAATCCGTTCGGGTGGCGCCGGACGATTGGCCTTGCTGGACACCATGCAATCGGTTTTTTCGATCAGCGAACCCGGATGCGACATCAACTTTAGCGGTCAGACCGACGGCTATCTGTTGCAGCAGGTGCTATCTCAAAACGACGTCATGCCATCGCTGGAGAATATGCAGCGGTTGGTCGAAGGCTATCTGCAACGTTTGCCGACCTGGTTGAGGCGGTGCGAGGGCGAAGTGCTGCCGGGGGTTGTCACGCTGTTGGATCGCTTGCAAGCGGAGCCGCAGATTGAGATGGGGTGCATGACGGGCAATCTGGCCACATCGGCGCGGCTGAAACTGCAGCATTTCGGTTTGTGGGACGGCTATTTTGACGAGGCCCATTTGTTTTCTGGCGACGAGTGTCAGGGCCGCGATCAGATGGCGTTGGCCGCCGCAATGCAGTTGGCCGAGCGGTTTGTTGGCTTGGACTTGGATCTGTGGGTGATCGGCGACACCCCCAAGGACATTCAGTGCGCGCGAGCCATGGGCGCCAAGGTGCTGGCGTGTTGTACGGGCGAATACAGCAGACAGCAGTTGCAGCCCCACCAGCCGGACCACCTGTTCGGCGATCTGTCAGATGTCGATGCCATCGCCGCGATCCTAAGTACGTCAGGCTTTCCAGCCTGA